From one Candidatus Poribacteria bacterium genomic stretch:
- a CDS encoding DUF1573 domain-containing protein yields the protein MAIRKIINLLIFPLTLISFTFLMLVNNQKELPGYLVLERDIVEFGEVPEWEGKTTRSVRVWNKGEKKVKIERIESDCGYVRVEGPKEIKPGDEAEFKVILDPKSVRSDRSAGAVIFTDSPRTPYIYLTVDAKVRRFAELSAEVCDFGEVLPGSIHEKKVLLWVNIPMEIEEIKLAPPSSDVLSWRMEERGRSECILRVKLGPLRKKGRFSSALTILFPDGRTMMMPVIAKVISPVRVKPRHIFFGEVFRGDNPTAEISFESDSPFRIRDLLVPQHLKIEGEWEGKRQTRFVLKVRWLTKSSPDFLRERIKMMTDVDPEPIQVPVYGLIGKRSP from the coding sequence ATGGCGATCAGAAAGATCATCAATCTCCTCATCTTCCCTCTGACCCTGATTTCCTTCACCTTCCTGATGCTCGTGAACAATCAGAAAGAACTTCCAGGGTACCTGGTGTTGGAGAGAGATATCGTGGAGTTCGGCGAGGTGCCGGAATGGGAGGGGAAGACAACAAGGTCGGTCAGGGTGTGGAACAAGGGGGAGAAGAAGGTGAAGATCGAACGGATAGAATCCGACTGCGGATATGTCAGGGTCGAGGGGCCAAAGGAGATCAAACCGGGAGATGAGGCGGAGTTCAAGGTCATCCTCGATCCGAAATCCGTTCGGTCAGACAGAAGCGCCGGCGCTGTGATCTTCACGGATAGTCCCAGGACGCCCTATATATACCTGACGGTGGATGCTAAGGTCAGGAGGTTTGCGGAACTCTCGGCTGAGGTATGCGATTTCGGAGAGGTTCTGCCCGGATCAATCCATGAGAAGAAGGTTCTGCTGTGGGTGAACATACCGATGGAGATAGAGGAGATAAAACTTGCTCCGCCGAGCTCTGATGTTCTGAGCTGGCGGATGGAGGAGAGAGGTCGATCTGAGTGCATCTTGAGGGTAAAGCTCGGGCCGCTGAGGAAAAAGGGGAGGTTTTCATCGGCACTCACGATCCTCTTCCCTGACGGTCGGACGATGATGATGCCAGTGATCGCCAAGGTTATAAGCCCCGTTAGGGTTAAACCCAGACATATCTTCTTCGGCGAAGTGTTCCGGGGGGATAATCCGACGGCCGAGATCTCCTTCGAATCCGACTCTCCCTTCAGAATACGTGATCTCCTCGTTCCCCAACACCTGAAGATTGAAGGTGAGTGGGAAGGGAAAAGACAAACCCGATTTGTCCTGAAGGTTAGATGGCTTACGAAGAGCTCCCCTGACTTCCTGAGGGAGAGGATAAAGATGATGACGGATGTGGACCCTGAACCTATTCAGGTTCCGGTTTACGGTTTGATCGGGAAACGATCCCCTTGA
- a CDS encoding DoxX family membrane protein: MEGLGISAGKRWPKWKAKLRSPFITVLRVFLGSVLFSAGVAKIANFPLFLRYISLYDLLPPSLVTPTGYLLLSAEISIGALLIIGYFSRGAALLGGILFLTFSMALSSVIWRGLPLEDCGCENVLFKLFGARLDWKAVSLDMVMFFCSLALVRSSDLGYGIDLLRRIGVWRSERSSISSSSL; this comes from the coding sequence ATGGAAGGTCTTGGGATATCCGCTGGAAAAAGATGGCCGAAATGGAAGGCGAAGCTGAGATCCCCGTTTATCACGGTTCTGAGGGTGTTCCTGGGGAGTGTACTGTTCTCGGCGGGTGTGGCGAAGATCGCGAATTTCCCACTGTTCCTCAGATATATCTCGCTCTATGATCTCCTTCCGCCGTCGTTGGTGACCCCGACGGGATATCTTCTCCTTTCGGCTGAGATAAGTATTGGGGCGCTGCTCATCATAGGGTATTTCTCTCGTGGGGCGGCGTTGCTCGGTGGAATTCTGTTCCTCACCTTTTCAATGGCCCTCTCATCGGTGATATGGCGGGGGTTACCCCTGGAGGACTGCGGATGTGAGAACGTACTTTTCAAGCTGTTCGGAGCACGCCTGGACTGGAAGGCCGTCTCGCTCGACATGGTTATGTTCTTCTGCAGCCTCGCCCTCGTCAGATCATCTGATCTCGGTTATGGGATCGATCTGTTAAGGAGGATAGGAGTATGGCGATCAGAAAGATCATCAATCTCCTCATCTTCCCTCTGA
- the rimI gene encoding ribosomal protein S18-alanine N-acetyltransferase, producing the protein MEVRIGRARRRDIPHIVEIERRSFPTPWSEWAFRRELKSKNAHFLVAKIGREVVGYLDIWIVFDEAHITNIAVAPEHRRKGIGERLMRYALEMAKSKGVRKVTLEVRENNIPAQNLYRKFGFRPLGIREGYYTDTGEDALVMGITDLQSMEIER; encoded by the coding sequence ATGGAGGTTCGCATAGGCCGTGCCAGGAGACGGGATATACCCCACATAGTGGAGATAGAACGCCGCTCCTTTCCAACCCCTTGGAGCGAGTGGGCTTTCAGACGGGAGCTTAAGAGCAAAAACGCCCATTTCCTGGTCGCCAAGATCGGCAGGGAGGTCGTGGGATACCTGGACATATGGATCGTCTTCGATGAGGCCCATATAACCAACATCGCCGTCGCACCCGAACACAGGCGAAAGGGAATAGGCGAGAGGCTGATGAGATATGCACTTGAGATGGCCAAATCCAAAGGGGTGCGCAAGGTCACACTGGAGGTCAGGGAGAACAACATACCGGCTCAAAACCTCTACAGGAAGTTCGGTTTCAGACCCCTCGGCATCCGAGAGGGATATTACACCGATACCGGCGAAGACGCCCTTGTGATGGGGATAACCGATCTTCAATCGATGGAGATCGAGCGGTGA
- a CDS encoding rhodanese-like domain-containing protein has product MILKETAIIGIWIIIGAVALWGFDALGLLSPHEAGLASAIEVDLPEVYRIWREKEAIFVDSRPPAAFKRAHIPGAVNVPLGTLKQVADTLSRLSIGRDESVILYCSGAHCPNAHQLMFLFLRLGYRNVRVFSRGLEIWKVLGYPLEKDGRNGRRS; this is encoded by the coding sequence ATGATTCTCAAGGAGACAGCGATCATCGGCATCTGGATCATAATAGGGGCTGTTGCCCTGTGGGGGTTCGACGCTCTCGGCCTATTATCACCTCATGAGGCCGGCCTCGCCTCAGCCATCGAGGTGGATCTGCCGGAGGTGTACAGGATCTGGCGCGAGAAGGAGGCGATCTTCGTGGATTCACGTCCACCAGCCGCTTTCAAAAGAGCCCATATCCCGGGGGCTGTGAACGTCCCGCTTGGAACCTTAAAACAGGTCGCGGACACTCTCTCCAGACTCTCAATCGGCCGTGATGAGAGCGTCATCCTCTACTGCAGCGGCGCTCATTGTCCCAACGCCCATCAACTTATGTTTCTTTTTCTGAGACTAGGGTATCGAAACGTGCGGGTTTTCTCGAGAGGTTTGGAGATATGGAAGGTCTTGGGATATCCGCTGGAAAAAGATGGCCGAAATGGAAGGCGAAGCTGA
- a CDS encoding GDP-mannose 4,6-dehydratase — MRSESKVHRFTWHGRRCLITGVGGFVRSHLAERLIEEEAHVFGVIRSPRDLFQLKTLSINERMKVYIGDVRDYEFLEPIFKFQDIDTCFHLAATSIVAEAKRSPIHAFQTNVMGTWNVLEAARNCGVERVVVASSDKAYGEYPEEVLPYREEYELRGTGIYSCSKACADMIAHAYFLDYKLPVTVTRCSNIYGPADPNLSRIIPGTVIRIFRGIPPSVFETSQHHIREYTYITDIINAYLLLAERIDETQGKAYNVGAGHILSTLELMRKIASMMGAKMPIQVIKREFPVVEVRSQFLSSERIRKLGWKPQFSLEEGLKRTVKWYVSEEGRKFWRYLKNL, encoded by the coding sequence ATGCGGTCTGAAAGTAAGGTACATAGATTCACATGGCATGGGAGACGATGCCTCATAACGGGTGTGGGAGGGTTCGTGAGGTCACATCTTGCTGAAAGATTGATAGAGGAGGAAGCTCATGTTTTCGGCGTGATCCGGTCGCCGAGGGATCTCTTCCAACTGAAGACGCTCTCAATAAACGAGCGGATGAAGGTATATATTGGGGATGTTCGAGATTATGAGTTCCTCGAACCGATTTTCAAGTTTCAGGATATCGATACCTGTTTCCATCTCGCAGCTACAAGTATCGTAGCGGAGGCTAAAAGATCGCCGATCCACGCATTTCAAACGAACGTCATGGGTACATGGAACGTTCTGGAGGCGGCTCGCAACTGCGGGGTCGAACGGGTGGTAGTGGCTTCCAGCGATAAGGCGTACGGGGAATATCCTGAAGAAGTTCTGCCTTATCGCGAGGAGTATGAGTTGCGGGGGACGGGTATATATAGCTGCTCGAAAGCCTGCGCCGATATGATCGCTCACGCATATTTTCTGGATTACAAGTTGCCTGTCACCGTTACCCGATGTTCCAACATCTATGGCCCTGCCGATCCCAACCTCTCCAGGATTATCCCCGGCACGGTTATACGCATTTTCAGAGGAATTCCCCCTTCAGTTTTCGAAACTTCCCAACATCATATTCGCGAATATACCTATATCACTGACATCATAAATGCTTATCTGCTTCTTGCTGAACGCATAGATGAGACGCAGGGCAAAGCTTATAATGTCGGAGCCGGCCATATCTTGAGCACCCTTGAACTGATGAGGAAGATAGCTTCGATGATGGGGGCGAAGATGCCGATCCAGGTGATCAAACGCGAATTTCCAGTTGTGGAGGTTCGATCTCAGTTTTTGTCAAGTGAGCGAATTCGTAAGCTTGGATGGAAACCACAATTCTCATTAGAAGAGGGTTTAAAGCGGACTGTGAAATGGTACGTTTCGGAGGAAGGTCGAAAATTCTGGAGGTATCTAAAAAATTTGTGA
- a CDS encoding GNAT family N-acetyltransferase has product MIEGPRAARKDELEAVIALSNSVFRSRRDGDMGREFPTLFCEENCENLRIFLDDGKPVSLIGFTVRDIFIMGASIRVCNVGSVCTDPNYRGQGLATRLLEDTILKSLRDGVEVMLISGGRGLYRRAGCINAGIYHVYPIPKDARLPDLPVEVKRWEREDTPDLVRIHQSEPIRYVRDIDEFLTLLEARVVVNHPSDTWLVGVDGEMVAYICAQKPREEKDGVRVLNVEEMAGSRTAVLAALTKLFDLYNVDRINLNTTAADGEMRSLGKLIGVPYVPRGFHGTLRIIDLKGFFAAIEPYVSERLEEDELWGLEIEFEPDLIFRYEDEEFRLETIQDITAFVFGSLERERPTPKGPKLSRILDKLFPMPLVDYGLNFI; this is encoded by the coding sequence ATGATTGAAGGGCCAAGAGCCGCCAGAAAGGATGAGCTGGAAGCCGTTATCGCCCTGTCCAACTCCGTCTTCCGATCGAGGAGGGACGGCGATATGGGCAGGGAGTTTCCAACCCTCTTCTGCGAGGAGAACTGCGAGAACCTGAGGATATTCCTCGACGACGGAAAACCGGTCTCCCTGATCGGCTTCACTGTCAGGGACATCTTCATCATGGGCGCATCGATCAGGGTGTGTAACGTCGGCTCCGTCTGCACCGATCCGAACTACCGCGGACAGGGGTTGGCGACAAGACTGCTGGAGGATACCATACTCAAATCCCTCCGCGATGGGGTCGAGGTAATGTTGATCTCCGGCGGCAGAGGGCTTTACAGGAGGGCGGGATGCATAAACGCGGGGATCTATCATGTATACCCGATCCCAAAGGATGCCAGACTGCCCGATCTCCCTGTCGAGGTGAAAAGATGGGAGAGGGAGGACACGCCCGATCTGGTGAGGATACATCAATCCGAGCCCATCAGATATGTTCGGGACATCGACGAGTTCCTCACCCTGCTCGAGGCCAGGGTTGTGGTGAACCATCCCTCCGATACCTGGTTGGTCGGCGTCGACGGCGAGATGGTCGCCTACATCTGCGCCCAGAAACCGAGAGAGGAGAAAGACGGCGTGAGGGTGTTGAACGTCGAGGAGATGGCCGGATCGAGAACGGCGGTTCTGGCCGCTCTGACCAAGCTCTTCGATCTCTATAACGTGGACAGGATAAACCTCAACACGACGGCGGCAGACGGTGAGATGAGGTCGCTTGGGAAGCTCATAGGTGTGCCGTATGTCCCTCGCGGTTTTCACGGCACGCTGAGGATCATAGACCTGAAGGGCTTTTTCGCCGCCATCGAACCCTATGTTTCGGAGAGACTGGAGGAGGATGAGCTGTGGGGGCTTGAGATCGAATTCGAGCCCGACCTGATCTTCAGATATGAGGATGAGGAGTTCAGGCTGGAGACGATCCAGGATATAACGGCGTTCGTGTTCGGCTCGCTCGAGCGCGAGAGGCCTACCCCGAAAGGTCCGAAGCTATCGCGGATACTGGACAAGCTCTTTCCCATGCCCCTCGTCGATTACGGGCTGAATTTCATCTGA
- a CDS encoding RimK family alpha-L-glutamate ligase, producing MRIGIISRQKRAYATRRLARAARERGCKVWVMDPFEIYIHIGCRGDSIYFGWRSAERLDVILPRLSKVTARYGLEVLRHFELAGVPSVNPAQSIDDARNKFRSLAILHRNGIPVPPTFAAGSLRFLDRALRRAGDYPFILKPFEGTQGKGIIVTDNPIVLYSILDAMWSQSEDYIVQPFYEEAAGRDLRALVIGDRVLCAMRRVAQEGEFRANIHRGGMGFLTYLTDDEEEIAVRSAKALGLGIAGVDMIRTRRGIMVIEVNPSPGFEGLERATGMDVAGAMVDYAIKMAEKGRSSDV from the coding sequence GTGAGGATAGGCATAATCTCAAGACAGAAAAGGGCATATGCCACGCGAAGGCTGGCGAGAGCTGCAAGGGAACGGGGATGTAAAGTCTGGGTGATGGACCCTTTCGAGATATACATCCATATCGGATGTAGGGGAGACTCGATATATTTCGGATGGAGATCGGCCGAGAGGCTGGATGTCATCCTCCCGCGGCTCAGCAAGGTCACGGCAAGGTACGGCCTTGAAGTTCTACGCCATTTCGAGCTTGCAGGCGTCCCGTCCGTCAACCCGGCCCAATCGATAGATGACGCCCGCAATAAGTTCCGCTCTCTTGCCATACTTCATCGAAACGGCATACCCGTCCCACCCACCTTTGCCGCCGGATCGCTTCGATTTCTCGACAGAGCTCTCAGACGCGCAGGGGATTATCCGTTTATACTCAAGCCGTTCGAGGGAACGCAGGGGAAGGGAATAATCGTCACCGATAACCCCATCGTCCTTTATTCCATTCTGGACGCCATGTGGAGTCAGAGCGAGGATTATATCGTCCAGCCCTTCTATGAGGAGGCGGCCGGCAGAGATCTGAGGGCCCTGGTGATAGGCGATAGGGTGCTATGTGCCATGAGAAGGGTGGCTCAGGAGGGCGAGTTCAGGGCGAACATACATCGGGGAGGGATGGGTTTCCTGACCTATCTGACGGATGATGAGGAGGAGATAGCCGTCAGATCGGCCAAGGCCCTCGGTCTGGGTATAGCGGGCGTGGATATGATCCGGACGAGGAGAGGGATTATGGTCATAGAGGTCAATCCCTCACCCGGCTTCGAGGGGCTCGAGAGGGCGACCGGCATGGACGTGGCCGGCGCCATGGTGGACTATGCCATAAAGATGGCTGAAAAAGGGAGGTCCAGCGATGTCTAA
- a CDS encoding Gfo/Idh/MocA family oxidoreductase: protein MSKGKFGVAILGCGGISGAHIRAYQQFPDECEIRAVCDVNEAAAKRRSEECGGAKIYLDYREALQDRSIDIVSIPTPHYLHAPMTIAAAKAGKHILVEKPMAMTVGEAHEMIETARKHGVKLAVIFGRRTQPANRFIKERVIPLLGEIRFSYLNGFHWRGTDYYASGAWRGTWKYEGGGVFINQAVHGWDLYQWLLGGVDYAYGYWTNIMHPTIEVEDLGYGLIRFKNGSHGKLLTTSICKSPDGLAGIYIRGEKGEVRDTSFTLTDKSLEAELKEEMRRYVERPMLTGHTMQVKDLMDAIREDREPYVNGVSAMESLKMINGIHWHGWRFASAFRDWVYDNYADDLPKPSRQGGPIMPEDAQEQDWRGGRLIRDLEAIVTDESTTLEAPFLS, encoded by the coding sequence ATGTCTAAGGGGAAATTCGGTGTGGCGATACTGGGATGTGGAGGGATATCCGGGGCGCACATCAGGGCATATCAGCAGTTCCCGGATGAATGCGAGATAAGGGCAGTATGTGACGTGAACGAGGCCGCGGCGAAAAGGCGGTCTGAGGAGTGCGGCGGTGCTAAGATATACCTCGATTACCGCGAGGCGCTTCAGGATAGAAGCATAGACATCGTCAGCATCCCCACCCCACACTACCTTCACGCCCCGATGACGATCGCGGCCGCTAAGGCCGGAAAGCATATACTGGTCGAAAAGCCGATGGCCATGACCGTCGGCGAGGCTCACGAGATGATCGAGACGGCCAGGAAGCACGGGGTCAAGCTCGCCGTCATCTTCGGCAGGAGAACCCAGCCCGCCAACCGATTCATCAAGGAGAGGGTGATACCGCTGCTCGGCGAGATACGCTTCAGCTATCTCAACGGCTTCCACTGGCGGGGCACGGATTACTATGCCAGCGGTGCTTGGCGGGGAACATGGAAATATGAGGGTGGCGGCGTCTTCATCAACCAGGCCGTGCACGGCTGGGATCTGTATCAGTGGTTGCTGGGAGGCGTGGATTACGCCTACGGATATTGGACCAACATCATGCATCCCACGATAGAGGTCGAGGATCTGGGATACGGACTGATCAGATTCAAAAACGGGTCCCACGGAAAACTGCTGACGACCAGCATCTGCAAGTCGCCCGACGGATTAGCGGGGATATATATCCGGGGCGAGAAGGGGGAGGTGAGGGACACGAGCTTCACCCTGACCGATAAATCGCTGGAGGCCGAGCTCAAGGAGGAGATGCGAAGGTACGTCGAGAGACCGATGCTCACGGGACACACCATGCAGGTCAAAGACCTGATGGACGCCATCAGGGAGGACAGGGAACCATATGTGAACGGGGTCTCGGCTATGGAGTCGCTCAAGATGATAAACGGGATACACTGGCACGGATGGCGGTTCGCCTCAGCCTTCCGCGACTGGGTTTACGATAATTACGCCGATGATCTCCCCAAACCGTCACGGCAGGGAGGCCCGATAATGCCCGAAGATGCGCAGGAGCAGGACTGGCGGGGCGGCAGGTTGATCCGGGATCTCGAGGCGATCGTCACGGACGAATCCACAACCCTGGAGGCGCCATTTCTATCCTGA
- a CDS encoding Ig-like domain-containing protein, producing the protein MRGRISILHLERALILFPLLVIVWMTGCGEEEKTEPVYLIDYTSEGIPGSSLKVWFSGEVISVRFNGQPARRIYYDEEKGLWTAEWKLPDKDELARSGMRINGYISVYVEWTDEMGGTRHEWIILPCGCCSWPEVLRTIPMDRAEVDAEEINRKGIIVVFSEPISLKISGDVFVLRNSSGKRLKWEVWWSSDNSIAILKPKEGMELKPGEKYTLTIKDYFDPAGNEGVEVKVAFTTKPI; encoded by the coding sequence ATGAGAGGAAGGATCTCGATCCTACACTTGGAGAGAGCACTGATCTTATTCCCGCTCCTCGTCATCGTATGGATGACGGGCTGTGGTGAAGAAGAAAAAACAGAACCGGTCTACTTGATAGATTACACCTCCGAAGGAATCCCCGGCTCCAGCTTAAAGGTGTGGTTTTCTGGTGAGGTTATCTCTGTTAGGTTCAACGGTCAGCCCGCCAGGAGGATCTACTATGATGAGGAGAAAGGGCTGTGGACGGCAGAGTGGAAATTACCAGATAAAGATGAACTCGCCAGATCGGGAATGAGGATAAACGGTTATATCTCCGTATACGTTGAGTGGACCGATGAGATGGGTGGAACACGTCATGAGTGGATTATCCTGCCTTGTGGATGTTGCTCCTGGCCGGAGGTTTTGAGGACGATCCCTATGGATAGAGCTGAAGTAGATGCTGAAGAGATCAATCGGAAGGGTATCATCGTGGTCTTCAGCGAGCCGATATCGCTCAAGATTAGCGGGGATGTTTTCGTCTTGAGGAATTCGTCCGGCAAGAGATTGAAGTGGGAGGTGTGGTGGTCTTCCGATAACAGCATAGCGATCCTGAAACCTAAAGAGGGTATGGAGCTTAAGCCCGGGGAGAAATATACGCTGACGATCAAGGATTACTTTGATCCGGCGGGTAATGAGGGCGTGGAGGTGAAGGTAGCCTTCACAACGAAACCAATCTAA
- a CDS encoding carboxypeptidase regulatory-like domain-containing protein, with translation MKTMNFTFILVLIGTWIWGQASVIAVKSDCSVKGRITDENGNPLPDYVVELRLDDGTSYSVKTDQDGKFMLRNLQEGDWNLHVRFSGMTVQERKLKLVKAEETELDLKVKARGSISGFLLDPVKRSLIPIDGEILLGLLSKWETVERYFKGKVSKGKFEVNGLLPGRYVVIERFSGYVFDGDEAPKVEVSPDANIGGVEIFLRKGVLIRGKVIDEEGKPIPEAKVKLGSSELRSVRPVLRFRRETSTGENGEFLITVPGDPEKFNSFAVMVSRPGYQGELIKRKLERGKNEYHVDITLKRTLIMTGRVIGLKGKSALGLKVVLKMHIKPVKFFRYAAQTELTAYTDSNGEFVFAELYPTEYTLIVYRDNTAIAFLESLNPKDQPHIEVKLGKSQLLKGQVIDDSGHPLPDAKVAATMRPRTPEAHGAQLATCQTDSDGTFSVEILRVDPSLLTVTVFKKGYLSKVYRGMAIKHKDLKVVLQKGRTITGHVFMPPDISIKGSYIVKLFPENTPMKPIINPFSLYKPILSTRLDIEKGAFRIDGIPAGGYQIYVLGEGISATGIDLEVTSENQSVDIFVERKSAKLRGHVLWANTRKPVSGALVSRSWYPWELEPYDLSSMVMSRFETKTDESGYFEFSDLTQGRYIIQISYVKLLPKTGSYEREMIHKRFDVPECGEYVFYLSSKDDKSLLAAQSPSLRSTKP, from the coding sequence ATGAAAACTATGAATTTTACCTTCATCTTGGTGCTTATAGGAACATGGATTTGGGGACAAGCAAGCGTCATAGCGGTGAAATCAGATTGTAGTGTAAAAGGCCGAATTACAGACGAAAACGGCAATCCATTACCTGACTATGTGGTTGAACTTCGCTTAGATGATGGCACCAGCTATTCGGTGAAAACAGATCAAGATGGAAAGTTTATGCTCCGCAACCTTCAGGAAGGTGATTGGAACTTACATGTGAGATTTTCAGGGATGACCGTTCAGGAGCGAAAACTCAAGCTCGTTAAAGCCGAAGAAACAGAGCTTGATCTTAAGGTCAAGGCTAGAGGAAGCATATCAGGTTTTCTGCTCGATCCGGTGAAGCGTTCTCTTATCCCGATAGATGGGGAGATTCTTCTGGGGCTCTTGTCGAAGTGGGAAACAGTAGAGAGATACTTCAAAGGCAAGGTGTCAAAAGGGAAATTTGAAGTCAACGGGTTGCTTCCGGGGCGGTATGTTGTCATAGAACGATTCTCAGGATACGTTTTTGATGGCGATGAAGCTCCCAAGGTAGAGGTATCACCCGATGCAAATATTGGCGGAGTTGAGATCTTCCTGAGGAAAGGTGTGTTGATAAGGGGAAAAGTGATAGACGAGGAAGGGAAGCCGATTCCCGAGGCAAAGGTGAAACTTGGTTCCTCAGAACTTAGAAGTGTTCGTCCAGTTCTCCGCTTCAGGCGGGAAACGTCAACCGGTGAAAACGGTGAATTCTTGATAACTGTACCGGGCGATCCGGAAAAATTCAACTCCTTTGCGGTTATGGTAAGCAGACCAGGCTATCAGGGAGAGCTGATAAAAAGGAAACTGGAGCGAGGGAAAAACGAGTATCATGTTGATATTACGCTCAAGAGGACTCTAATAATGACCGGCAGGGTAATCGGATTGAAAGGGAAATCCGCCCTGGGTCTCAAAGTTGTCCTGAAGATGCATATCAAACCGGTGAAGTTCTTTCGATATGCCGCTCAAACGGAGTTAACAGCTTACACCGACAGCAATGGTGAATTTGTATTCGCCGAGCTTTACCCGACCGAGTACACCCTGATCGTATACCGTGATAACACCGCAATCGCCTTCTTGGAATCTCTGAATCCCAAAGACCAACCCCACATCGAGGTTAAGCTTGGAAAATCCCAACTCCTGAAGGGGCAGGTGATAGATGACTCGGGTCATCCTTTACCCGATGCTAAAGTCGCAGCTACCATGAGACCCCGGACTCCTGAAGCACATGGAGCTCAACTTGCAACCTGTCAGACCGATTCCGATGGAACCTTCTCGGTGGAGATCCTGAGAGTTGATCCCTCGCTTTTGACGGTTACAGTCTTTAAAAAAGGATATCTAAGCAAAGTCTATCGAGGTATGGCGATAAAGCATAAAGATTTAAAGGTCGTTCTGCAAAAAGGGAGGACCATAACCGGCCATGTCTTCATGCCGCCAGATATTTCGATAAAAGGGAGTTACATCGTGAAACTGTTCCCTGAGAACACGCCGATGAAACCGATTATCAATCCGTTTTCGCTTTACAAACCTATCCTTTCAACCAGACTCGACATTGAGAAAGGGGCATTCAGAATTGATGGGATTCCAGCGGGCGGGTATCAAATTTACGTTCTCGGTGAGGGGATAAGCGCGACAGGAATTGATCTCGAGGTTACCTCTGAGAACCAGAGTGTGGATATATTCGTTGAGCGGAAATCAGCAAAATTAAGAGGACATGTTCTGTGGGCGAATACGCGAAAGCCGGTGTCGGGGGCTTTAGTTTCAAGATCATGGTACCCCTGGGAGCTTGAGCCATATGATCTATCATCAATGGTTATGAGCCGGTTTGAGACCAAGACGGACGAAAGCGGATATTTCGAATTTTCGGATCTTACTCAGGGTAGATATATCATCCAGATCAGTTACGTTAAGCTTTTACCTAAAACCGGTTCCTATGAAAGAGAGATGATTCACAAACGGTTTGATGTTCCAGAATGCGGAGAATACGTATTTTATCTGAGTTCAAAAGACGATAAATCTCTTTTAGCTGCGCAATCCCCTTCTCTAAGATCAACCAAGCCGTAA
- the panB gene encoding 3-methyl-2-oxobutanoate hydroxymethyltransferase, producing MKRRVEDIIEMKRRGERIAMLTAYDYITAKIMSGCGVDMILVGDSLAMVFFGYDTTRKVTMEDMLHHTRAVANGSEGPLVVGDMPYRSYDTPDLALENARRFIQAGADAVKVEGKVTDVVEKLVGEGIPVMGHIGLTPQTITRFRVQGRDEESAQRLLEDALALERAGCFSIVLECIPMDLASRITSSLEIPTIGIGAGPHCDGQVLVSHDMLGLFERFKPKFVKRYAHLSGEMERAFREYVREVKEGIFPDEEHSYR from the coding sequence TTGAAGAGGCGCGTGGAGGATATAATCGAGATGAAACGGCGGGGCGAGAGGATCGCCATGCTCACCGCCTACGATTACATAACGGCTAAGATCATGAGCGGGTGCGGGGTGGACATGATCCTCGTCGGCGACTCCCTCGCCATGGTCTTCTTCGGGTATGACACCACGAGGAAGGTCACGATGGAGGATATGCTCCATCACACCCGCGCCGTGGCGAACGGGAGCGAGGGGCCTCTCGTCGTCGGCGATATGCCGTATCGATCCTACGATACGCCCGATCTGGCGCTGGAGAACGCCCGAAGGTTCATCCAGGCGGGCGCCGATGCCGTGAAGGTCGAGGGGAAGGTGACCGATGTGGTCGAAAAACTCGTCGGCGAGGGGATACCGGTCATGGGACATATCGGTCTGACGCCTCAGACGATAACACGATTCAGGGTTCAGGGGAGGGATGAGGAATCGGCTCAGAGGTTGCTCGAAGACGCCCTCGCCCTCGAGAGGGCTGGCTGCTTCTCGATCGTCCTGGAATGTATCCCTATGGATCTGGCCTCCCGGATAACATCGTCGCTTGAGATACCCACCATAGGGATCGGCGCGGGGCCCCATTGCGACGGCCAGGTGTTGGTCAGTCACGACATGTTGGGGCTGTTCGAGAGGTTCAAGCCGAAGTTCGTCAAACGATATGCCCATCTGTCGGGCGAGATGGAACGGGCTTTCAGGGAGTACGTCCGGGAGGTTAAGGAGGGGATCTTCCCGGACGAGGAACATTCATATAGATAA